The following coding sequences are from one Tissierella sp. window:
- the tilS gene encoding tRNA lysidine(34) synthetase TilS, with protein sequence MKEKVLSTINEYNLIKENENIVVGVSGGPDSMALLYVLMDIRTSINFNLLIAHVNHGVRGEDAKNDQLFVEDIAKELNIPYYAKDVNMIEYGKEKGISSEEAGRELRYGFFREILQALGGGKIAVAHNMNDQGETLLMRIMRGTGIDGLKGMEFINQDIIRPILGIDRKEIEEYIEKNGIRTVLDKTNLMPIYSRNKVRLELIPYIQDNFNPNIINTLWRMSKIAAIDSNFLESYSEKRFNIMVKNQDKHCIILNRDMFLSEDKSIQQRIIRISILKINDSLHGISENQISSALNIFSMSETGKEVHMSNNIVAKTSYGDLIIERYKEKINNKYFYELKLSEINSCEDIGYSFNLGVFSVDHNFVMDKNKFTRYFDFDKILGKIAVRSRLNGDKFTPFGMAGTKKLKDYFIDEKVPKELRDSIPIIVDEENILWLVGYRTNENYKLTKDTKNVLVISYNKIDNT encoded by the coding sequence TTGAAAGAAAAGGTTTTATCAACAATCAATGAATATAATCTAATAAAAGAAAATGAAAACATAGTAGTAGGTGTTTCTGGAGGGCCAGATTCTATGGCCCTATTATATGTCTTAATGGACATAAGAACTTCTATTAATTTCAATTTACTCATTGCTCATGTGAATCATGGTGTAAGGGGAGAAGATGCAAAAAATGATCAATTATTCGTTGAAGACATAGCTAAAGAGCTTAATATACCCTACTATGCTAAAGATGTGAATATGATTGAATATGGTAAAGAAAAGGGTATATCTTCTGAAGAAGCAGGTAGAGAATTAAGATATGGTTTTTTCAGAGAAATCCTTCAAGCTTTAGGAGGGGGGAAAATTGCTGTAGCCCACAATATGAATGACCAAGGTGAAACATTACTTATGAGAATTATGAGGGGTACTGGTATTGATGGTTTAAAAGGTATGGAATTTATTAATCAAGATATAATTAGACCAATTTTGGGTATAGATAGGAAAGAGATTGAGGAGTATATTGAAAAGAATGGAATTAGAACTGTATTAGATAAAACAAATCTTATGCCCATTTATTCTAGAAATAAGGTAAGATTAGAATTAATACCTTATATTCAAGATAACTTCAATCCAAATATAATTAATACCCTTTGGAGGATGTCAAAGATTGCTGCTATAGATAGTAACTTTCTAGAGAGCTATTCTGAAAAAAGATTTAATATCATGGTGAAAAATCAGGACAAACACTGTATAATTCTAAATAGGGATATGTTTTTATCTGAAGATAAAAGTATCCAACAAAGGATTATTAGAATATCCATACTAAAGATCAATGATTCTTTACATGGTATTTCTGAAAATCAAATATCCAGTGCATTAAATATATTTTCTATGTCTGAAACAGGTAAAGAAGTTCATATGTCAAATAATATTGTGGCAAAAACAAGTTATGGCGATTTAATAATTGAAAGATACAAAGAAAAAATCAACAATAAGTATTTCTATGAACTAAAACTATCAGAGATAAATAGTTGCGAAGATATAGGCTACTCTTTCAATCTTGGAGTATTTTCTGTGGATCATAACTTTGTAATGGATAAGAACAAATTTACTCGATATTTTGATTTTGACAAGATCCTAGGGAAAATAGCAGTAAGGAGTAGACTAAATGGAGATAAGTTTACGCCTTTTGGGATGGCAGGTACAAAGAAATTAAAGGATTATTTTATTGATGAAAAAGTTCCAAAAGAATTGAGAGATAGTATTCCTATCATAGTAGATGAAGAGAATATTCTCTGGCTAGTAGGATATAGAACTAATGAAAATTATAAATTGACTAAAGACACAAAAAATGTTTTAGTTATATCCTACAATAAAATTGATAATACATAA
- the hpt gene encoding hypoxanthine phosphoribosyltransferase, protein MENIIKSILVSEEDIAEKVKELGKQITEDYKGKDLILVGILKGAVIFMSDLSRNIKMPIGMDFMAVSSYGRSSTSTGEVRIIKDLDFSVENKDIIIVEDIIDTGYTLAYLTDNLRKRGAKSVKVCTLLDKPERRKVDVAVDYLGFAIPDEFVVGYGLDYAEKGRNLPYVAALKEEVYS, encoded by the coding sequence ATGGAAAATATAATTAAGAGCATATTGGTAAGTGAGGAAGATATTGCAGAAAAGGTAAAGGAATTGGGTAAACAGATTACAGAAGATTATAAGGGCAAGGATCTTATACTAGTAGGTATCCTAAAAGGAGCAGTTATTTTTATGTCTGATTTATCTAGAAATATTAAGATGCCAATAGGTATGGATTTCATGGCTGTATCAAGCTATGGAAGATCATCTACATCTACAGGTGAAGTTAGAATAATAAAGGATTTAGATTTTAGTGTGGAAAACAAGGATATCATCATTGTGGAAGATATCATAGATACAGGATATACATTGGCTTATCTAACAGATAATTTAAGAAAAAGAGGTGCAAAATCTGTTAAGGTTTGTACACTTTTAGATAAACCTGAGAGAAGAAAAGTAGATGTTGCTGTGGATTACTTAGGCTTTGCTATTCCAGATGAATTTGTAGTAGGGTATGGGCTAGATTATGCTGAAAAGGGCAGAAATTTACCATATGTTGCTGCCTTAAAAGAAGAAGTATATAGCTAA